The sequence GACGACCCCCAAGACACCCTTGGTCCCCTGGCCAAAGGAAGAAGACCCCAAGCTAGTCAGCGTCCCTTGACCAGAGGAAGAAGACCCAGAAGCCGCCTTGGATCTCTTGACCGGAGGAGGAAGACCTCCCAAACGCCCTTGGTCCCTTggcccaaagaaggagacctcagACCACCTTTGACCAAAGGAAGAAGACCCCCAGGCCGCCTTTGCTCTCTtggttagaagaagaagaagatcctCAGGCCACCCTCGAcccgaagaagaagaaggagaagacccTCCTCAGGTCAGCCTTGGTCCCTTgaccagaagaagaaggaggagacccagaggaggaagaggggcccCCTGGACTGTGGGGGCCGGAGGGACCCCCTTGCCCTCCCTGGCCTCAGGATGGACAGCCGCATCCTGGAGCACCCGCACGCCCAGTTCGGGGGCATGGTGGGCTTCCCTTACCCGCTGGGCCACCACCACCACGTCTACGAACTGGCCGGCCACCAGCTCcagtccgccgccgccgccgccgccgcctcggtGCCCTTCTCCATCGACGGATTACTCAAC is a genomic window of Sceloporus undulatus isolate JIND9_A2432 ecotype Alabama unplaced genomic scaffold, SceUnd_v1.1 scaffold_9818, whole genome shotgun sequence containing:
- the LOC121918379 gene encoding homeobox protein unc-4 homolog, which produces MDSRILEHPHAQFGGMVGFPYPLGHHHHVYELAGHQLQSAAAAAAASVPFSIDGLLNGTCAAAAAAAAAAASVLNPNPLLPGGCGGGGGAGEAGQPFKLNGESGQGPPGERK